In one window of Allorhodopirellula heiligendammensis DNA:
- a CDS encoding SGNH/GDSL hydrolase family protein → MNFPIAPHVPASLPICMNMSIDRRSLFQSAAATVMAGAAVNQFAGSTSVTAADAVAPSEAGKSALAKGETVLFQGDSITDAGRDRSRGGANDTRALGNGYPALIAGGLLRDHAASELKIYNRGISGNKVPDLASRWQADCIDLKPAVLSILIGVNDIWHKLNGKYDGTVAIYESGFRDLLEDTQAKLPDVRIVICEPFVLRCGAVNDNWFPEFTQRREAAQKVADELSLEWVPFQEMFDEAVSVAPPSYWAADGVHPTLAGHALMAQTWRQTTGL, encoded by the coding sequence GTGAACTTCCCCATCGCCCCCCATGTCCCCGCTTCCCTACCGATTTGCATGAACATGTCTATTGATCGCCGAAGTCTGTTTCAATCCGCTGCTGCCACCGTCATGGCAGGCGCAGCAGTGAACCAATTCGCAGGTTCCACCTCCGTTACTGCCGCTGACGCCGTCGCGCCTTCGGAGGCGGGTAAGAGCGCGCTCGCCAAGGGCGAGACCGTGCTGTTTCAGGGCGATTCGATCACCGATGCGGGGCGCGATCGTTCACGAGGCGGTGCGAACGATACCCGGGCGCTTGGGAACGGATATCCCGCCTTGATTGCTGGCGGTTTGCTACGCGATCACGCGGCCTCCGAGTTGAAAATTTACAATCGAGGCATCAGTGGAAATAAAGTCCCTGACCTAGCCTCCCGCTGGCAAGCAGATTGTATTGACCTCAAGCCGGCTGTGCTGAGTATCTTGATTGGCGTCAATGACATCTGGCACAAACTCAATGGGAAATACGACGGCACCGTCGCGATCTACGAATCAGGATTTCGGGACCTGTTGGAGGACACCCAAGCCAAACTGCCTGACGTACGTATCGTCATTTGCGAACCGTTTGTGCTTCGCTGCGGCGCAGTCAACGACAATTGGTTTCCTGAGTTCACTCAGCGGCGGGAAGCAGCCCAAAAAGTTGCTGATGAGTTGTCACTCGAATGGGTGCCCTTCCAAGAAATGTTTGATGAAGCGGTCAGCGTCGCACCACCGAGTTACTGGGCCGCCGACGGCGTCCACCCCACGCTAGCCGGTCACGCCCTGATGGCGCAAACCTGGCGTCAGACAACGGGGCTTTAG
- a CDS encoding efflux RND transporter periplasmic adaptor subunit, which translates to MSSLMALGMIAAFSPAFAQSPSHDAGVAAPNAAVVTLPQDQWRAAGITLAPVTRAPFENTLRLTGKISLNEDRVAHIYSLVEGTVSDVPVTLGQRVQTDDLLAVIHSREVGEAKLQLYQDRLQVELANIQHQMQTKVAGNASELLDALRNNTGIDEIERQFRDRPMGDFRERVVAAYAAYLKSAADVVRLEGISETGAVSGKQLLTARANRNADQATFQSRIEQIQHELHTSTVMSSQAVKMAEAKALVSATSLRILNVPANEIDHIDPVNQGETISHYAIRAPFDGTILTKDVVLSEQVRPDVLLFSIADLSTVWVTANIYEEHLPLLDSFKNQTVKLRNDALPEQSFTAKVFYTGDVMDETTRTISLRAIADNSGHHLKPGMFINIELPTSQPTASVLIPSSAVQEHAGQTFVFVLNGTNDFHRRDVKLGLANESSVVVEQGLHDGESIVVQGGFILKSQLLADLMGEE; encoded by the coding sequence GTGTCTTCGCTAATGGCTCTCGGCATGATCGCTGCGTTTTCGCCTGCGTTTGCTCAATCGCCGTCGCACGATGCGGGCGTCGCCGCCCCGAATGCCGCGGTCGTAACGCTACCGCAGGACCAGTGGCGAGCCGCAGGGATCACGCTCGCTCCCGTCACTCGCGCGCCGTTTGAGAACACGCTCCGCTTGACGGGCAAGATTTCCCTCAATGAGGATCGTGTCGCACATATCTATTCCCTGGTCGAGGGGACCGTCAGCGATGTCCCCGTCACCTTGGGACAGCGAGTTCAAACCGACGATCTGCTAGCGGTCATCCACAGTCGAGAAGTTGGTGAGGCCAAGCTGCAACTCTATCAAGACCGTCTGCAAGTAGAGCTGGCCAACATCCAACACCAGATGCAAACCAAGGTTGCTGGAAATGCGAGTGAATTGCTCGACGCACTTCGTAACAACACCGGAATCGACGAGATCGAACGTCAGTTTCGCGATCGACCGATGGGCGACTTTCGCGAACGGGTAGTCGCCGCCTACGCGGCCTATCTCAAATCCGCAGCCGATGTCGTGCGGCTCGAGGGCATCTCGGAGACAGGTGCGGTTTCAGGAAAACAATTATTAACGGCGCGAGCCAATCGCAATGCTGATCAAGCCACCTTCCAATCTCGCATCGAACAGATCCAGCACGAACTGCACACCTCGACGGTCATGTCATCTCAAGCGGTGAAAATGGCCGAAGCCAAAGCACTCGTTTCCGCGACGAGTTTGCGAATTCTCAACGTCCCTGCGAATGAGATTGATCACATCGATCCAGTCAACCAAGGAGAAACGATCTCGCATTACGCAATCCGGGCTCCGTTCGACGGCACGATACTAACCAAAGACGTCGTCTTGAGCGAACAAGTCCGCCCCGACGTGCTGCTGTTCAGCATTGCCGATCTGTCGACCGTTTGGGTCACGGCCAATATCTACGAAGAGCATCTGCCGCTACTCGATTCGTTCAAAAATCAGACCGTCAAACTTCGCAATGATGCGCTGCCTGAGCAGAGTTTCACCGCCAAAGTCTTCTATACCGGCGACGTCATGGACGAAACCACCCGAACGATTTCGCTACGAGCCATTGCAGACAACAGCGGACATCATTTGAAGCCGGGTATGTTCATCAATATCGAACTACCAACGTCGCAGCCAACCGCATCCGTCTTAATTCCATCGTCGGCAGTCCAGGAACACGCCGGGCAAACGTTTGTGTTCGTTCTCAACGGGACGAACGATTTTCATCGACGCGATGTCAAGCTCGGGCTCGCAAACGAATCATCCGTTGTCGTCGAGCAAGGCTTGCATGACGGTGAATCGATCGTCGTTCAAGGCGGATTTATTCTTAAGTCGCAGTTGCTCGCTGATTTGATGGGAGAGGAATAA
- a CDS encoding serine/threonine protein kinase, with the protein MSSPLPAPLPADLVFREAALLSELVNESQWRAAASEVKQDRKEAGAPPITSEEDRKNVCDEIAAILIRDQVITPYQATQLRAGRTKLKLGPYVVTEFIGKGGMGQVFGGIHDIMGRRCAIKVLPLDKADELARESFQREIRLQATLDCPYLVRAFDAGREGNVHFLVTEYVPGTDLRRLVKESGRLSVQQAASIVAQAAAGLAYAHESGLIHRDVKPANILVTPDGHAKVADVGLAALISTPEDDPRAGKVVGTADYLAPEQIRTPHEVGPQCDVYSLGCTLYYAITGKVPFPGGDSRSKCKRHLTQAPWDPRRFAPELSDSFVEIIADMMEKDVDKRIQSASEVVRRLSPWASMQPDDGESWLAERGIELVDEPEHPFASAASGLDPSGLGDDVSWKTATGEMGGASTSNSDVLLEEFPASSGALSSITSDPPPPLPDQNGDSSRQIARGVMPPVPPPPAVRERAMVTRTTLWITVFLAALLSGVAGFALAVFLQV; encoded by the coding sequence ATGAGTTCACCCTTGCCCGCACCCTTGCCCGCCGATTTGGTATTCCGTGAAGCGGCTTTATTGAGCGAGTTGGTCAACGAATCGCAGTGGCGTGCTGCCGCGTCCGAGGTCAAACAGGACCGTAAAGAAGCGGGCGCCCCACCGATCACGTCCGAAGAAGATCGTAAGAACGTCTGTGACGAGATTGCAGCAATTTTGATTCGCGATCAGGTGATCACGCCATACCAGGCGACGCAACTGCGGGCCGGTCGTACGAAGTTAAAGCTCGGTCCCTACGTGGTCACTGAGTTCATTGGCAAAGGCGGGATGGGGCAGGTTTTCGGAGGTATCCATGACATCATGGGCCGTCGCTGCGCCATCAAGGTGCTGCCGTTGGACAAAGCCGATGAATTGGCGCGGGAGAGTTTCCAACGTGAAATTCGTTTGCAGGCGACCTTGGACTGTCCCTACCTTGTCCGCGCGTTCGACGCCGGACGCGAAGGTAACGTGCATTTTCTCGTAACTGAGTACGTGCCCGGTACCGATCTGCGACGCCTGGTGAAAGAAAGTGGGCGACTCTCGGTCCAGCAGGCCGCGTCCATCGTCGCCCAAGCCGCCGCTGGGTTGGCGTATGCTCATGAATCGGGATTGATTCATCGCGATGTTAAACCGGCCAATATCCTGGTCACACCGGACGGTCATGCCAAGGTCGCGGACGTCGGCTTGGCGGCACTGATCTCGACACCCGAGGACGATCCCCGGGCCGGAAAGGTTGTGGGAACTGCGGACTACCTAGCACCGGAACAAATTCGCACTCCGCATGAGGTCGGACCACAGTGCGATGTTTACTCCCTCGGTTGCACGCTGTATTACGCGATCACTGGCAAGGTGCCGTTTCCCGGTGGTGATTCGCGGAGCAAGTGCAAACGCCATCTCACGCAAGCTCCATGGGATCCCCGCCGGTTTGCACCGGAGTTGTCTGATTCCTTCGTCGAAATCATCGCCGACATGATGGAAAAAGACGTAGATAAACGCATTCAATCCGCCAGCGAAGTCGTTCGCCGATTGAGTCCGTGGGCATCGATGCAACCTGACGACGGCGAGTCGTGGTTGGCCGAACGCGGCATTGAATTGGTCGATGAACCGGAGCACCCCTTTGCGTCCGCAGCCAGTGGGCTGGATCCGAGCGGTTTGGGAGACGATGTCTCATGGAAAACCGCCACCGGTGAAATGGGAGGCGCCAGTACCAGCAACTCGGATGTGCTCCTGGAAGAGTTCCCGGCGTCGTCGGGTGCATTGTCGAGTATCACCAGCGATCCACCGCCACCGCTGCCAGATCAAAATGGCGACAGCAGCCGTCAGATTGCCAGAGGCGTCATGCCGCCTGTCCCCCCGCCCCCTGCCGTCCGCGAGCGTGCCATGGTGACGCGGACTACTTTGTGGATCACCGTTTTTTTAGCGGCGTTGCTCAGCGGTGTTGCCGGTTTCGCACTGGCGGTGTTTTTGCAGGTATGA
- the pilM gene encoding type IV pilus assembly protein PilM: MAGSAGVWGIEIGQSALKALHCVKKGDEIVADQFDFVEYPKILSQPDANPDELIADALTELLERNETARDHVCMSVPGQSGLSKFFKPPPVDVKKIADIVRYEAKQQIPFELSDVIWDYQMMPGAQVEEGYALESEVGLFAMKREQAYRQLAPLDEADVQVKLVQLAPIAIYNAIAYDRMHERLESEEFDIDDPPPSTVILSIGTDSSDLIITNGFRIWQRSMPIGGNHFTRQLTKDLKLTFAKAEHLKRNAREAVDPKLIFQTMRPVFNDLVTEVQRSIGFFRGIDKKANITELLVTGNTVKMPGLAAYLGKNLGYEVHILDRFNRLSGDDVLSIPTFRDNAPTFAVCYGLCLQGLGLSQVHTSLVPREILTQRMIRAKKPWALLGLSALMVGASIQYVMTQRSWATTTDDVWKNATSAVAQMSSYSSSEKSTDADLESRLMFLNQLGKEITGNNDERLLWLEVFEAINLMIPREDYPDGKMPSPREKPLQDRSDIYVTSIDSKYFEDLAEWYTEEVAKRYQEEMDDWVRQMKRQPPGAVAADGTGAEAEAGASDMAAVPDEGPSETGWIIQLKGYHYYNSSERMGFEGANHVRRTLTTNFLEKQITLSSPAGEKLTFTPQQMGFSYPLQVNVSQPTLTRVKNPDFDPNSMAAQVKPPIDVEPGDELTGPNGETIIYEPPTLEELRYDFVFQVVWKPVPLNERMKLKKAAEEAAAEAAALAAEEAALNGDAEATP; encoded by the coding sequence ATGGCAGGCTCCGCCGGCGTTTGGGGAATCGAAATCGGTCAAAGTGCTCTCAAAGCACTGCACTGCGTCAAAAAAGGCGATGAAATCGTCGCTGACCAATTCGATTTCGTCGAATATCCGAAAATCCTTAGTCAGCCGGATGCGAATCCGGATGAACTGATTGCCGATGCGCTGACCGAGTTGCTCGAACGAAACGAAACCGCCCGTGACCATGTCTGCATGAGCGTGCCGGGTCAAAGCGGATTGTCAAAATTCTTCAAGCCGCCACCGGTCGACGTGAAGAAGATCGCGGACATTGTTCGCTACGAGGCCAAGCAGCAGATTCCGTTCGAGTTATCGGACGTGATCTGGGATTACCAGATGATGCCCGGAGCCCAAGTGGAAGAAGGGTACGCACTCGAGAGTGAGGTTGGACTCTTCGCGATGAAACGCGAACAGGCCTATCGGCAACTCGCTCCGCTGGACGAAGCAGACGTGCAGGTCAAACTGGTGCAACTCGCTCCAATCGCGATTTATAACGCGATCGCGTATGACCGCATGCACGAGCGGCTCGAAAGCGAAGAATTTGACATCGATGATCCGCCACCGTCGACCGTCATTCTGTCGATCGGCACGGATTCGAGCGATCTGATCATCACCAATGGATTTCGGATCTGGCAGCGCAGCATGCCGATTGGAGGCAATCACTTCACCCGCCAACTGACCAAAGACTTAAAGCTGACGTTTGCGAAGGCGGAACATCTCAAACGCAACGCCCGGGAGGCAGTCGATCCGAAGCTGATCTTCCAAACGATGCGCCCCGTTTTTAACGATCTCGTCACCGAGGTACAGCGTTCCATCGGTTTTTTCCGAGGCATTGATAAGAAAGCCAACATCACCGAGCTGTTGGTGACCGGCAACACCGTCAAAATGCCTGGCCTGGCGGCGTACCTGGGCAAAAACCTGGGCTATGAAGTCCATATTCTCGATCGGTTCAATCGCCTCAGTGGCGACGACGTGCTGTCGATTCCAACGTTCCGAGACAACGCTCCCACCTTCGCCGTTTGCTATGGCTTGTGCTTGCAAGGGTTGGGCTTATCGCAAGTTCACACGTCACTCGTGCCACGCGAGATCCTGACGCAACGCATGATTCGCGCTAAAAAGCCCTGGGCACTCTTGGGATTGAGCGCGTTGATGGTCGGTGCATCGATTCAATATGTCATGACCCAACGATCGTGGGCCACCACGACCGATGACGTGTGGAAAAACGCGACCAGCGCCGTCGCTCAAATGTCAAGTTACAGTTCGTCTGAGAAATCGACCGATGCTGACTTGGAAAGCCGCTTGATGTTCCTGAACCAACTCGGCAAGGAAATCACGGGCAACAATGATGAGCGTTTGCTGTGGTTGGAGGTTTTCGAAGCGATCAATCTGATGATCCCCCGCGAAGATTACCCTGATGGCAAGATGCCTTCGCCGCGAGAGAAGCCACTCCAGGATCGCAGCGACATTTACGTCACTTCGATCGATAGCAAGTATTTCGAGGACCTTGCAGAGTGGTACACCGAGGAAGTTGCCAAACGCTATCAGGAAGAGATGGATGACTGGGTCCGCCAAATGAAACGCCAGCCACCTGGGGCCGTCGCCGCCGATGGAACTGGAGCAGAGGCCGAGGCTGGTGCGAGTGACATGGCCGCCGTCCCCGACGAAGGGCCCAGCGAAACAGGTTGGATAATCCAGCTAAAGGGCTACCATTACTACAACAGCTCGGAGCGAATGGGTTTCGAAGGAGCCAACCATGTTCGCCGGACGTTGACGACCAACTTTCTTGAAAAGCAGATCACGCTGAGTTCGCCCGCCGGTGAGAAACTAACATTCACGCCTCAGCAAATGGGTTTCAGCTATCCGCTGCAGGTGAACGTGAGCCAACCGACGCTGACCCGTGTGAAGAATCCGGACTTCGATCCCAACAGCATGGCAGCGCAAGTCAAACCTCCCATCGATGTTGAGCCGGGTGACGAATTAACAGGCCCCAATGGTGAAACCATTATCTATGAGCCACCCACGCTCGAAGAACTACGCTATGACTTCGTCTTCCAAGTGGTTTGGAAGCCAGTTCCGCTCAATGAACGTATGAAACTGAAGAAGGCTGCCGAAGAGGCGGCTGCTGAGGCGGCGGCATTGGCCGCTGAAGAAGCCGCGTTGAACGGCGACGCCGAAGCCACCCCCTGA
- a CDS encoding efflux RND transporter permease subunit, which produces MVNHLIDFSMNNRFIVVLVSLAVLGMGVFAASTIPLDAVPDLTNVQVQILTNSPSLGPVEVEQFITFPIENAMSGIPKVDEIRSISRFGLSAVTVAFEDGTDIYWARNLINERLLKAREEIPPGMGTPELGPIATGMSEIYQFEIRADPGSEHSLTDLRTILDWQIAFQLRSVPGVIEVNTFGGELKTYEVQIDPDKMQNYDISLTQLTSALELNNGNAGGGYIAHNAEQRLIRGEGLVGSLDDIRTIVVDNRDGKPIRIADVARVAFAPMLRQGAVTRDGDREAVVGMVMMIMGGNSRQVVGDVKAKIAEIQKSLPAGVSIDTFYDRTELVAKTIHTVGENIGLGVLLVIVTLFVLLGDVRAGLIVAAAIPLSAMCALIAMRYAGVSANLMSLGAIDFGVIVDGAVVMVENCVRRAMQYQKSHDGQRVPESVFRESAKEVGKPILFAGLIVIIVFLPILSLQGMEGKMFRPMAFTFMSALTAALILAVTVMPVLASLFLARRVKQNETFVVRTLKQSYRPMLMFAMQRPLTMFTGAALLFVGSIVLASGFGVEFVPTLDEGDIAIQAVRLPSVSLETSTEMTKAMERTLLKFPQVETVVSKTGRPEIANDPMGVYQTDILIRMDPNAHYSHENSKSDLIEEMQAALIRDVPGNSYSFTQPIQLRVQELVAGVRSDVGLSLYGDDLETLKIKGDELVRALNQVPGSADVMAQQIAGLSYFRVKVRRDDLARYGINTRDVLDAVSTVGGMPIGQVFEGQRRFPLQVRLRPESRQSTAQLLNLKIDDSQGRPIPISQVADIITEDGPVEISREAVRRRLLVQCNVRGRDLAGFVAEAQRVVDDEVELPTGYTLRWGGQFENLQQATQRLSIAVPVALILIFALLYMTFNSVKLALLIYLNVPIAATGGVFALWARDLPFSISAGVGFIALFGIAVMNGVVLIEHVRHLRHRGSSQRDAVIDGAMDRLRPVLMTACCGALGFIPMAVSASSGAEVQRPLATVVIGGLITSTALTLLVLPTIYRWFEPREVDAEGNRKSPVNLGGFPES; this is translated from the coding sequence ATGGTAAACCATCTGATTGACTTCTCAATGAACAATCGATTCATCGTTGTTCTGGTATCCCTGGCTGTGCTTGGGATGGGTGTGTTCGCGGCGTCGACCATTCCGCTTGATGCGGTACCTGATTTAACCAACGTCCAGGTGCAGATACTGACCAATTCGCCCTCTCTCGGTCCCGTTGAGGTCGAACAATTCATTACGTTTCCGATTGAAAACGCAATGAGCGGCATCCCCAAGGTGGACGAAATCCGCTCGATCAGTCGCTTTGGATTGTCAGCCGTGACGGTGGCGTTTGAAGATGGCACAGACATCTATTGGGCGCGTAATCTCATCAATGAACGACTCTTGAAAGCACGGGAGGAGATTCCACCTGGCATGGGCACGCCTGAACTGGGTCCGATCGCGACTGGAATGAGTGAAATTTATCAGTTCGAAATCCGCGCCGATCCCGGCTCGGAGCACTCACTGACGGACCTTCGCACGATTCTCGATTGGCAGATCGCCTTCCAGCTCCGCAGTGTGCCGGGAGTGATTGAGGTCAACACGTTCGGCGGCGAATTGAAGACGTACGAGGTTCAGATCGACCCCGATAAGATGCAGAATTATGACATCTCGTTGACACAGCTCACCAGCGCTCTCGAGTTGAATAATGGGAATGCGGGCGGTGGTTACATCGCCCACAACGCCGAGCAAAGACTAATTCGAGGTGAAGGTTTGGTCGGCTCTCTCGATGACATTCGCACGATCGTCGTTGACAACCGGGATGGGAAACCCATTCGGATCGCCGACGTCGCCCGCGTCGCCTTCGCGCCTATGCTGCGTCAGGGGGCTGTGACTCGGGACGGGGATCGCGAGGCGGTCGTGGGGATGGTGATGATGATCATGGGTGGTAACTCGAGACAGGTCGTCGGTGATGTGAAAGCTAAAATCGCTGAGATCCAAAAATCGTTACCCGCCGGTGTGAGCATCGACACGTTCTACGACCGCACCGAGCTCGTCGCGAAAACCATTCATACCGTGGGTGAAAATATCGGTTTGGGTGTATTGCTGGTCATCGTGACCCTATTTGTTCTGCTGGGCGACGTGCGGGCTGGCTTGATCGTCGCTGCAGCGATTCCATTGTCAGCCATGTGCGCCCTCATTGCCATGCGCTACGCAGGCGTCTCGGCCAACCTGATGAGTCTGGGGGCGATCGATTTTGGGGTGATCGTCGATGGCGCCGTCGTGATGGTCGAAAACTGTGTGCGCCGGGCAATGCAGTATCAAAAATCCCATGATGGCCAGCGGGTTCCCGAAAGTGTGTTTCGCGAATCCGCCAAGGAGGTCGGCAAGCCCATTCTATTCGCCGGTTTGATCGTGATTATTGTTTTCTTGCCCATTCTCAGTCTGCAGGGAATGGAGGGCAAAATGTTTCGCCCCATGGCGTTCACGTTCATGTCCGCACTCACTGCCGCCTTGATCCTGGCCGTGACCGTCATGCCGGTATTGGCTTCGTTGTTTCTCGCCCGCCGAGTGAAACAGAACGAAACCTTCGTGGTGAGGACGTTGAAGCAATCCTATCGGCCGATGCTGATGTTTGCGATGCAGCGACCGCTCACCATGTTCACAGGTGCCGCACTCCTGTTCGTTGGCAGCATCGTCCTTGCCAGCGGTTTCGGAGTCGAGTTTGTCCCCACCCTCGACGAGGGCGACATCGCGATTCAAGCGGTGCGTTTACCCAGTGTCTCGCTGGAGACATCGACCGAGATGACCAAGGCGATGGAGCGGACGCTGCTGAAATTTCCGCAAGTAGAAACGGTCGTGTCGAAGACCGGACGCCCGGAAATCGCCAATGATCCGATGGGCGTCTATCAAACCGACATCCTCATTCGGATGGATCCCAACGCTCATTATTCTCATGAAAATTCGAAGTCTGATCTCATCGAGGAAATGCAGGCGGCATTGATCCGTGACGTACCAGGAAACTCCTATAGCTTCACTCAGCCGATCCAGCTACGCGTTCAGGAACTCGTCGCGGGAGTGCGGTCGGATGTCGGGCTGAGCCTGTATGGGGACGATCTAGAGACACTTAAAATTAAGGGCGATGAATTGGTCCGTGCCTTGAATCAAGTGCCCGGATCCGCGGACGTCATGGCCCAGCAGATTGCCGGTCTATCCTACTTTCGCGTCAAAGTTCGTCGCGACGATTTGGCACGCTATGGCATCAACACCCGCGACGTCCTGGACGCCGTCAGCACGGTCGGCGGGATGCCGATCGGTCAAGTATTTGAAGGACAACGGCGGTTTCCGCTGCAAGTTCGATTGCGTCCGGAATCACGGCAGAGCACCGCCCAGTTGCTGAACCTCAAAATCGATGATTCCCAAGGACGTCCGATCCCGATCTCTCAAGTTGCGGACATCATCACCGAGGATGGTCCCGTTGAAATCAGTCGTGAAGCAGTTCGCCGCCGCCTGTTAGTGCAGTGCAATGTGCGTGGCCGAGACTTAGCCGGATTTGTCGCCGAAGCTCAACGGGTCGTCGACGACGAGGTCGAGTTGCCGACCGGTTACACACTTCGCTGGGGCGGGCAATTTGAGAATCTGCAACAGGCTACCCAGCGACTATCCATTGCCGTGCCGGTGGCGTTGATCCTCATCTTTGCGTTGCTGTACATGACGTTCAACTCCGTCAAGTTGGCACTGCTAATTTATCTCAACGTACCGATCGCCGCGACCGGCGGGGTGTTCGCATTGTGGGCTCGGGATCTACCGTTTTCCATCTCGGCGGGCGTTGGGTTCATCGCATTGTTTGGTATCGCGGTGATGAACGGCGTCGTGCTGATAGAACATGTCCGTCATTTGCGACATCGCGGTAGCTCGCAACGTGACGCGGTCATCGACGGTGCGATGGATCGCTTGCGCCCCGTGCTGATGACGGCCTGCTGCGGTGCACTGGGGTTCATTCCCATGGCGGTCTCCGCTAGTTCCGGTGCTGAAGTGCAACGCCCGCTGGCGACCGTCGTCATCGGTGGATTGATCACATCAACGGCACTAACGTTGCTAGTACTCCCGACGATCTACCGGTGGTTTGAACCGCGTGAAGTCGATGCGGAGGGAAACAGGAAATCACCAGTAAACCTCGGTGGTTTTCCAGAAAGTTGA